A window of Deltaproteobacteria bacterium contains these coding sequences:
- a CDS encoding type II toxin-antitoxin system RelE/ParE family toxin encodes MRIVFSDRFVRDYARLPREIRARVDKQIELLASSPDHPSLDLKKMSGVTGIWRVKVTGGYRITLRIERDVAVLRRVGPHDILKTP; translated from the coding sequence ATGCGCATCGTCTTCTCCGACCGGTTCGTCCGCGACTACGCGAGGCTTCCTCGCGAAATTCGGGCGCGGGTCGACAAACAGATCGAATTGCTCGCGTCGAGTCCCGATCATCCGTCACTCGACCTGAAAAAGATGAGCGGCGTGACGGGAATCTGGCGCGTGAAGGTGACAGGGGGGTATCGGATCACGCTGCGGATCGAGCGGGACGTCGCCGTCCTGCGACGCGTGGGCCCGCACGACATTTTGAAAACGCCCTGA
- a CDS encoding AbrB/MazE/SpoVT family DNA-binding domain-containing protein: MPTTKVTTNGSVTLPAKFRKALGLGPGDVVSAELKNGAIVMRPARIVHADDAWYHTRPWREAEAEADEDIAAGRVHGPFDDAATAIGFLHTATREIRSAKPGKKSRAAAGKPATARKTKPGGGKRRAK; the protein is encoded by the coding sequence ACGGCTCGGTCACGTTGCCGGCGAAGTTTCGAAAGGCGCTGGGACTCGGTCCCGGCGACGTCGTGAGCGCCGAGCTGAAAAACGGCGCGATCGTCATGCGGCCCGCGAGGATCGTGCACGCCGACGACGCCTGGTATCACACGCGTCCGTGGCGCGAGGCCGAAGCGGAGGCCGACGAGGACATCGCCGCCGGGCGGGTGCACGGTCCTTTCGACGACGCGGCCACGGCGATCGGTTTTCTTCACACCGCGACGCGAGAAATCCGGTCGGCGAAACCCGGAAAGAAATCCCGGGCCGCCGCCGGCAAACCCGCGACCGCGCGTAAAACCAAACCCGGTGGCGGGAAACGTCGGGCAAAGTAG